Genomic DNA from Labilibaculum sp. DW002:
TAACAGTTCCTCTTTTACGAACAAGGCCAAGAGTAAAAACGTGTAATGCCTGAAGTTTTTCAGTAGGCATTGCGGTTTCATTTCTTAATGCTTCGGTAATCGCATCATCAACTTTCATCATTTTAGCAATACCTGTATGTCCAGGAACACAATAAGTACATTCGTGTTCTACATTTATAGTTTGCCATACAACGGTTAATTCCTCTTTATTAAATGAAGAATTTTCGAACAATTTATGAAGTATCTGATATGCCTCAAGAGTACTTGGAGACTCGGCTAGTATTGCATGTAAGTTGGGTAGCATTCCAAATGCTTTTAGCGAATTTTCCAATAAAGGCTTACTGTTTTCTGGTGCTGATTCTACTGTGTGAATTTTAAATGTAGTCATGATTTTTTCTTTAATTTATTATAATTTTTTGATTGTTATCTTAATCTATGCAGTCGCTTAGATTAAGAATAAAAAAAATGTTTTAAATTTTCAAATGCGTTTTCGATGCAATCGCCTAAGGCTTGTTGTTCAAAATAACTAGTAGCCATAAAAAATCCTTGCATCGAAATCAATAAGTGTTTTCTTAATTAATAATTGATGCGACAAATCTAAACGTACGCTTAGTAATTTGCAAGTTTTAATTTCTAAAAAATGTTAAAACATTGTTTTTACCTCTTAAACGGAGAAAGTACGTTGAGAATTTATACTATAAAATTGCCTTGTATGTAGCTTTTGAAGCTTTTCGAATGCAATTGTTTTCAGGAATATTCTCCATAGTGTTACATTTTGTTGAAAGCTAAAGGAGTACGAGACATTGTAATAAATTAAAGAGGAACACAATTTTTTGTATTCCTCTCTTCACTGATGTAATTATTGTGGTGTAGTAGTTTTCTTAATTTAAGTAGTATTTAAATGTTTATCCATCTTCTTTTTCATGGTCATTAAAGGTGTAATATCTTCTAAAATAATGATGATATAATTTTCCTTTTTATAGGTAAACAATCGTGTTGAAAACTGTAAATCTTTATCTTCTTTTTTTCCGTCGTAATCGAAAAAAGGTTTGGTAATGTGTTCTCTGAAAATAGCTTCATTATTAACGTAAGAATGAAGAGCTGCTAATCTTAATTCACATGTGCGGCACATACTAGTAGTACCACATAGCTTCTGTTCTTCTATTTGATAAGCACATCCAATTACATCTCCACACTTTCGATACATTAAATTTTCATCTCTTTTATTAGAGAATATGCTTAGCATAGGATTGTTGTACGCTCTTAATTTTAGATCTTTATCTAAAAGCATAATGCATGAGCTAATATTATTGAGAATTAAATTTAGAAATTCACTGTCTTCACTCAAGACACTAAAGCGCTCATTGGTATGTGTTAAGTCAGTTTGCATTTTTTGTCAGCGAAATTATTTGATTCAAATAGGATTTGAATTGTTTTATCTAATTTATGTAATTTTATGATAATTTCAAAATATTATGGAAAGATAAAATCTATTGTGATTTATTTCACATAAAATCTGATTAATGGTATTTATGTAAGAGAATAGAGTGGATTTTTTTGTTCACTCATTGGCTTAGTAGAGTTGGAGTGAAATGCTTTTGAGACAAATGTTTTTGTATTGTCTCGAATTACAAGTGAATTAGAAATCGGAGTCTTTGCTTGTAAAGTTTTAACATGCTAAAGGAAGATTAATAGAATGTCATGGAAGGTGTTCCAGATGTAATTGCTGATTTAGTGTAATTCTTTTGATCTAAAATTGCAAGAAATAGAGTGATGATCCTCCGATTATAATCCAAGTGATAATTCCCAATAAAAAAGTATTACCACCCGTTTCCTTGATTTCAGAAACAGAAATACTTGAACCGATAAATAGTAAAGCAATGACCATTCCTTTTTTGCCTAACCACTTTAAATGTGCAAAACCTTCTTGCCATTGAGGGAACAGATGAGCAACTATAATTGCCAATACAAAGACTCCAATAAACCAAGGTATTTTTATTTTACCTGAGTCAGAGTTTTTATTGAAAATTGCGAATACAATTGAAACAGGAATGATCCAAAGTGCACGAGTTAATTTAACGGTAGTGGCAATTTCTAAAGCTTGCTCTCCATAGGCTGCTGATGCACCTACTACTGAGCTGGTATCGTGAATTGCGATTGCAGACCAAAAACCAAATGTTTCCTGACTCATTTCAAAATAATGACCAATAATAGGAAATAGCATTAGTGCGAGCGAATTAAGAACAAAAACAACTGCCATTGCGAACAAAACCTGTTTGTTTTTTGCATTAATTACTGGCGCAACTGCAGCTATTGCACTGCCACCGCATATGGCCGTTCCTGCAGCAATTAATATGGTGGTTGCTTTCTCAACCCTTAAAAGTTTACCCAATAGTAATCCAATACTAATGGTTGCAATTACCGAAACTGCAGTAAAACCAAAACCTGATTTTGATGCTTCCATTACCATGCTTAGATTCATGCCAAAACCCATTAGTACAATGGAAGCTTGCAATACTGAAGATGTGTGTTTGGTAAACCGATTGGTTTTAATTCCAAACATGGAAAAGAAGAGTCCCATAATTAAAGCAATCGCCGGTGAAAATCCTGGCACAAAGCAGAGAATAATCCCAATGAAGAATAGATAACTTGATTTTTTAGAGAATAGCTGCATTCGTTTTTGTTCTTTGTTTTGTAAAACAAAAATACAGCTAATTAATAGCTTGTGGAAATTGTAAAATGTTATTAATTATAGCTAAAAGTTATAGTGATTCAGAAAATCAATAAATAATCCAGGAATTTTTAATTCAGGTCCTTTACGCAATGCCATTCTTAATTTTCGATGAATATTCAATTCACTAACGTTTAGTTTACAAAGACTTTTTAGCTTTATTTCTTTCTCAATCGACTTTTCTGAGATCAAGGCAATACCATCAAAATTACAAAGGAAATTTTTAATGGCTTCGGTACTTCCCAAGTGAATTAGAATGTTTAATTTTTCCAGATCTATGTTTTGTTTGGCAAGGGCTTTCTGAATTACCTGAAGGCTTCCAGAGCCTTTTTCGCGAAGCACCAAAGGTATTTCCTGGATATCGCTTAATTTAATGTTTTTGCGTTTGGCATACACACTTTGTGTTCCTGTAACTACAACAATTTCATCATCCAAAAAATCCATGTATTTGATGTTCGAATTAGATTTTTCATTTTCCACCAAAGCCAAATCAATTTCATTATCGAGTAGTTTTTGCTCCATCTCAAAAGAATTACCGTTGAATAAATCCAATTTTATTTTTGGATAACGCCTATGAAAAGATGCAATAACCGATGGAATAAGGTATTGAGAAATGGTTGAGCTGGCACCAATCCGTAAAGAACCATTAAATGCCTCGCTTAATCTGCCCAGTTCGTAATCCAAATCACGGTATTGCTGTTTGATTTGTTTAAGGCTACGATACACCAATTTACCCGATTTAGTTAGGTAAACCTTGTTTCCTTTTCGTTCGAAAAGAGCAGTTTCTAATTTGCTTTCTAACTCCTTAATGTGTTTGGTAACTGCAGGTTGGCTTATGAATAGTTCTTCGGCTGCTTTTGAGAAATTAAGGTTTTCTGCTACTGCAATAAATACTTCATCACGATAATCCATATTTTATCCAATTAGTGTTGTTTTCAACCATTTCCAGGGAAATAGCATTGATACATTCTGCTGGTAAATTCGATATTCCTCTCCGTATTCGAGGACTAGTTTTTTTTCCTCCAGATAGCAACCAACAATCAGATAAATGCTAAATATTGCATTTACAATTAATGCACTTATATCTATATTTCTTGACCAAATAAATAAAAAAGTTGCCGTATACCAAGGATGACGAATGATGCTGAGTATTCCTGCAGTGCTTAAATTTCCATCATCAGACATTGTTTTATGATGTTCTGATTGCTGAATCTGGCGAAAGCCTAAAAAGGATAATAAATCGTATGATTTCGAACCTGCAAAAAACAGAAAAAAGCAGGTTAGTAAGATTAGTATACGGCCAATTTGAAAATATCCCGACCAGTCAAAAATCATTTCACTTTTTAATGAATAGGAAAACAAAATAAGTGGTAGAAATGTAATCAGAGAGAACAAATTGTAAAGTATCCGATAAGTTCGAAAGTGTTTACCCAATTTTGGTTCAATATATGCGAGAAAACGGTTGGAAATTAAACTGCTGTGAAAAATGCACCAGAGTACTAATAATAATGAGAGGAGAAGATGTTGTGTTGAAATCATCAGGTAAAAGTAAGAAATAGATTCTGTTTGAAAGAGAACTATTTCTTACTTTCTAAATGATATACATCGGAAAAAGGTCTTTTTATCAATTATCTCTAATTAAGGGAAATGTTGTAAGCTCCTTTAGTCAGAATCTTAGCTAGGTTTTGAGAACCTACAATTTCTGTAAATCCTTTAGATTCACTTCCAGTTTTTATTTTTTCTTTGCGCAGATAATAGTTTTGTCCGTCACTTTTATCAATTACAAAAACATATCGGTCGGGGCCTGATTTAAGAATTGCCTGACTCGGAAGTGCCTTTGCATCTTTTTCATTTGTAATAATTTCAGCTTCGATAAATGATCCATTGTATAATTTCCCTTTTGCCTCTTCTTCAATTTTAGCCAAACAGAGAATGGTTTTAGTTTTCGGATCGATTCCTTTTCCAATTGCACTTATATGTGCGGTATGTATTTTATCAGAATTACTTAGGGTTTTAAAATGTACAATCTGTCCTATTTTTAGCCGTTGAATATCCTTTTCGAATACCGAAATTTGAACTTGGAGCAGATTGGTATTCACAATTTCAAGTAAGGATTTTTGTTGTTCGGCGAATTCACCAAGAATCATATTGTAATTGGTAATAAAGCCATCTATTGGAGCTGTTAATGAAAGAGAAGAGTAAAAGTCGCCTTCTTTTATTTTATTTGTGTCGAGATGTAAAATCTTTAATTTCAACTCTAAACTTTCATATTTTGCTTTTGCTGATTTGTAGGTGCTTTCAGAGGAGTTAAGGTTTTTCTTGGCGCCAATTTTTTCGTTGTACAGCGCTTTGTTTCTTTCGTAAGCCGCCTTAATACTTGGAATGTGGGCTGAGATTTCCGCGAAATCTTGCTGAAGGGAAATCAATTCATTGGATTCAATTTGACACAACACTTGACCTTTTTTCACATAATCGCCAGTTGTGAAATGAATACTCTTTACAATACCTGAAATAGGTGTGCTTATATTGGCAATTCCATTTGGAGGTGCTGAAATGGATCCGTTGCAGGAGATTAAGTCCTCAAAGCAATGCGTAGTCGCCCTGCCAATTTCCATTTTTTCGGTTATGAATTGTTGCTTGGAAATCTGAATTAATTGTTCGCTCTCGTTAATGATGGGATTAATGGGAGGTGTTTTTGGCTTGCATGCAAAAAAACACATTGTTAATAGTATATTGGCGAGTAGGATATAGCTTTTCATGATATTAGGTTTTATTTATTAAGATAGTTGGCTTCAAGAGCAAGATTATTGTACCGAGCAAGATTATCGAGATAATTTAGGGTCAGATTTAATGCATTTTCAATGCTTACAACATACTGGAAAAAGTCCAGTTCACCCATTTGATATGATTTTTGAGCTATTCTTATGATTTCTTCACTCAATTTCCGACCTGAATCTTCATAGTTTTGGATGGATTCTTCAAATTTCATCAACTCTATTTGCAATTCTTCCTGTTTTGCTTCGCGATTAATTAGAAAATTACTTCGCATGTTTTGATTAATGTCTAAGGCAATTTTGTTGGCTTTTATTCGTGCTTTTTGTTCTCCGAAAAATAGTGGCACTGCTAATCCAATTTGAAAACCTTGGTAGGTTTGAGCCTTAGCATACTTATTGCTTCCTCTGTAATAGCCAAGTGAAATATCTGGAAGTAGCTTGTTTTTCTCTAATCCAAGCAAGGCATATTGTTGTTCGCGTTGTAGTTTCATAATTTGTAAATCGGAACTAGATTCAACGAGATTGTTCTCGATAGGAATTCTATTCAATTCCTGCAGTGGAATTGTAAATGCACTATCCTGTTGCAAAATAGCTTTCATTTTTTCATTGGCGATATCCAGATTGTGCTTCAGTTGTTGGATAACAGTAGCTATTTGTTGTTGTTTGGCCTTGGCATTTAATAAATCTATCTGACTGATGTCTCCTTTTTCAAATCTGATCTCAGCACTTTTTCTAAAATTAGTATATAAAGAGTCTATTTTGAAAAATACTTTTAGTTTGTGTTGCAGATAGAGGATTTGATTATATGCTTGAGATACACTTTTGGAAACCATCTGTTTTTGTCGGTAATAATTGGTTTCCGTAATTGATACATTTCTTTTATTCACCTTCAATTGTGCGCTGTAAACACTTGGGAAACTAAATGTTTGTTCTACACCAAAAATTTTGAGAGGATGACCATTTTCCGCAATGTTGTTTTGATCGTATTCGTAATAGAAATATGTTTTGTCTATAGAAAAAGCACTTGCTTTTAAGGCTTCACTTTGTTTTATGGCAAGTTTGAAAGCTTGAAGTTGCTTATTGTTATCCATTGCAATTTCAATTGCATTTTCAAGGCTCAATTCCTTCGTTTGTGCAGTTGCCGTAAGCGATAAAAAGGCAATGAGGATGCCGGTAATTGCAGATTTAGATCGGATGAATCGAAGTGGTCTCCATTGAATGCCGATGACATTATAAAAGATTTCAAATAGTAAAGGCAAGGCAATCATAGTTAGCATGGTAGATGTAATAAGACCTCCGATAACGACAGTTGCCAAAGGGCGTTGTACTTCAGCTCCAGCACCTGTCGAAATAGCCATTGGCAAGAATCCCATTGCCGCCGCCGCAGCTGTTAGCATTACCGGACGAAGTCGATCTTTTGTGCCAGTGAGTATCAATTCTCGCATACTGGTCATTCCTTTTTCTTGCAAATCTTTAAGATGTTCAATCAACACAATTCCATTTAAAACTGCAATGCCAAAAAGAGCTATAAAGCCTATTCCTGCAGATACACTAAAAGGCATACCTCTTATCCATAAAAAAAGAACACCACCAACGGTAGATAAGGGAACCGCGGTAAAGATTAGAGCTGCATCTTTAAACGACCCAAAAGCAAAGTGCAGGAAGATAAAGATCAGAAGTAAGGCAAGTGGAACAGCAAACAGTAAGCGCTTAGACGCATTCTGAAGATTTTCAAACTGACCGCCATAAACAATGTAATTTCCCGGTTCCAGTTTAATTGTACCCTCAATTCTACTTTGTATGTCTTCAACGACTGACTGTAAGTCACGATTTCTAACATTCACACTAACCGACATCATACGATGTGTGTTCTCACGGGATATTTTTGCAGGACCTTCCGAGAAAGAGATGTCGGCCAGTTCGTTCATAGGAATTTGATTTCCATTTGGGAGAGGAATCATTAATTGTTGAACATTTTCGATGTCCACCCGATTTTCTTTTTGAAGTCGAACGACTAGTTCGAAACGTTTTTCACCTTCGAAAACACTGCCACTAGATTCTCCTCCAAAAGCCATTGCCAAATAGGAGTTTAGCGTTTTCATATCCAAACCATAATGAGCTATTTTATTGCGTTTGTAGATTACGCTCATTTGCGGCAATCCTTCTGTTTTTTCTAAAATAATATCAGCCGCACCAGGCACATCTTCAATTAATTTCTTGATCTCACTGGCTTTTTCATTTAAATATGCCAAATCTTCACCAAACAGCTTGATGGCAATATCTTCACGAACTCCTGTCAATAGTTCATTAAATCGCATTTCGATAGGCTGAGTGAACTCATATTCAATGCCGGGAATAATCGATAGAGCTTCTTTAAATAGATCTGCCAGTTCTTCCTTATTTTTTGCGGACGTCCATTCATGTCGAGGATTTAGTTTTATAATCATATCAATTTCTTCCATCGACATTGGATCTGTTGGAACTTCGGCTGCTCCAATACGACAAACAATTTGATCTACCTCGGGAAAACTATCGATTAGGATGTTTTCCATTTGGGTGCAGATTTCAACGGTTTTTGACAGAGAAGTGCCTGTTTTTAGAACCGGTTGAATCACAAAATCACCTTCATCAAGTGTAGGAACAAATTCACCTCCCATTTTCGAGAACAAAACACCCGTAAAAATAAGTGCTGCCAGTGAGGCTCCTAAAACGAATCTCTTGTGACCGCAAGACCATTTCATAACGGGAATATACGATTGATAGGTTAAATTCATGATTTTATCCGCAATATTCCATTTGCCTTTTTTTTCAGGTTTTAAGAAGAGGGAAGAGGCAACAGGAAGCCAAGTAAAGCCTAATATCATAGCACCAATTATCGCAAAACTAAACGAAAGAGCCATTGGTCTAAACATTTTACCTTCCACTCCTTGTAGAGATAGAATTGGAATAAAAACGATGAGAATAATTATTTGCCCAAAAATGGCAGAATTCATCATTTTGGATGCTCCGGTAAAGGTGATTTTATCAATAAGGGTTTTCTTTTCTTCTTTGTTTGCTTGATTGAATTCATCAGTTTTCACATTGATCCGAATGGCAATGTATTCGACAATGATAACGGCTCCATCAATTATAATTCCAAAGTCGAGAGCTCCCAAGCTCATTAAATTAGCATCAATACCAAAAATGTACATCAAGGAAAGCGTGAAGAGAAGTGCCAAAGGAATCATTGAAGCAATAACCAATGCCGATCGTATATTTCCAAGTAATACAAAGACGATTAGCATTACAATCAAGCAACCCAAAACCAAATTTTCGACAACAGTAGTCGTGGTTTTGCCTATTAATTCACTTCGCTCTAATATTGGATTAATAAAAACACCTTCGGGCAGATTTTTCTGGATTTCAGCAACTCTATCCTTTACTTCATTAATCACCAATTTGGAGTTGGCATTTTTCAGCATCATGACTTGACCCAGAACTTTTTCTCCCTGACCGTTTGCCGTGATAGCTCCAAAACGATTGGCATATCCAAAATGAACCGTGGCAATATCTCTAACCAAAATGGGAATACCGCTGTTATTCTTAACCACAATATTTTCAATATCCTGAATGGACTTTACTTGCCCGTCGCCACGGATAAAGTAGGATTGATTGGTTTTTTCGATGTAGGCACCACCAGAAATGCTGTTGTTGTTTTGTAAAGCTTCAAAAACTTCCATCAAGTTAAGATCCATGGATCTTAATCGAGTTGGATCAATTGCGACCTCGTATTGCTTTAAAAATCCGCCCCAGCTGTTTACTTCAACTACTCCTGAAATTCCGGATAATTGTCTTCTAACAATCCAATCCTGAACAGTTCGTAAATCCATTGCAGAATATCGATTTTCAAATCCGGGTTTAACATCCAGTATGTATTGGTAAATTTCGCCTAATCCAGTGGTTATTGGTCCCATTTCTGGAGAACCAAACCCTTCAGGAATATTCGCTGATGCTGCCTTAATTTTTTCTGCAATTAGTTGGCGGGGAAGATAAGTGCCAATTTCATCATTAAATACAATGGTAACAACGGATAAGCCAAATTTCGAAATTGATCTAATTTCTTCAACTCCAGGAAGGTTTGCCATTTCCAACTCAACAGGAGCGGTAATGAATTGCTCTATTTCCTGTGTGGATAGATTTCCCGAAGTAGTAATTACCTGAACCTGATTGTTGGTAATGTCGGGAACAGCGCCAATTGGGATTTTTAAAATTGAGTAACATCCAAATAGAACAATAGAGAGCGTAAATAGAATTACAATAAGTTTATTTCGGATACTGAAATTGATGATCTTTTCTAACATTGACATTGGGCTTGTGATTGTTAGTAATAAATAATGATATTTAAATTTAAGGATTATTATATAAAATTTTGAGTTTAATTGAAATCAATTAAGAATATTCTCAATTTTTCGTTGATGAACTCTTCTAAATGAACCAAGCGAAAGAATTATTAATAATATTGAATGTTATGAAAATATAACATAAGGGTGAAATGATTTGTTTTTTGTTAAGTAAATCGATAAATTATGATTTGGTAGAAAAATCTGGTGATTCAATTAGATTTTAGACTAATAAGAGTTAAGTTAGTGTGAGTGGTGTAATAATTAATGTGAAAAATATTAATTTTTATTAAACGTATATTGTTTTCAGCACAAACAGGTTATGTGTATGCGTGTTTTTTTTGAATGAAATTTCTTGTGTTTATAGTATGAAAAAGTAACAAAAAAGGCATTCTGCCGTAAATTGGTTGTAGAATTTATATCTGAAAGGATTAGAATTAAATCGCTATTTAATTAAATCAGACTCATGCTTTCACTAGAAAGCAATTTAATATTCACTTATGAAGAAAATTTTAGTTGTTGACGACAAACCTTCCATGAGCCAATTAATGGTTCGATTTCTACAAAATTCATTTGATGTAACCACAAAAGAAGATGGTTTGCAAGCTATCAGTTGGTTACAATCTGGTAATATTCCTGATATTATTCTAACAGATCTTCAGATGCCCGTTATGGATGGGATAGAATTAATAAAACGAATAAAGGAAAGTGGTTATTTTAATGATATTCCAATCATTGTTTTAAGTAGTCAAGAGAGTAGTAATATTCGTGTTGAGTGTTTAAAGTTAGGTGCTGAGGATTACATTATGAAACCGTTTAATCCTGAAGAATTAATGATTAGAATCGAACGTTTGATTAAATAACAACATCATGGAAGTAGGGAGTAGACAATTGAATCTAATGTACATTGGGACTGACGATGCTGTCCTTAGCGATTTCAATCGACAGGATCTAAATATAAATTTAATACATCATGCAAATCCTTTAAAAGCATCCGATTGGATCGAGAAAAATGGATTGGTTGATGGTGTAATTAGTGAAATGGAATTGCCTGGTAGAAATGGATTGGATTATCATGATGTGTTTGTAGATAAATTCGACTCAAATCAGAAAATACCTTATATTCTTTTGGTGAAAGAGAAGAAGCCTGAAATTCTACAAAAAGCAATGCAGCAAAAAATTAGTGATGTATATGCTAAACCAATTGATGCTGAAAAATTGGCACATAGGGTGAATTTTTTGAAAGTTTTGCAAGTACATATGTCTTTCAATAAACAGGATAATGATAAAACTGTTAAAGTATATAAGACTCCCTTCTTTAAAAGATGTTTCGATATTTTCTTTGCCGGATTTGGCTTGTTATGTATTTCTCCCTTGTTACTTCTTTTCATTATTGCGATTCGACTAGAATCAAAAGGGAAGGTGTATTATATTTCGAAAAGGGTTGGGACTGGATATCGAATTTTCAATTTCTTAAAACTAAGATCGATGTATCCTGATGCTGATAAGAGATTAAAAGAACTAGAACATTTAAATCAGTATAGTAATGCTGAGGGTGAAGAAGAACAGTCTGACGAGATAATTAAAGAAAGCACTGAAAATCCAGGAGGAACCATTTTATTTGGTGATGAAGAGGAAGTTGAGGAAAGTGCTCACATACAAAGACAAAAACAAAAACAGGATAAAGCATTTGTGAAATTCGAAAATGATCCTCGTATTACAAAAGTAGGACAGATCATTAGAAAGTTGAGTATTGATGAGTTGCCTCAGTTAATTAATGTAATTAAAGGAGATATGTCTATTGTTGGTAATCGCCCTTTACCTTTGTATGAAGCAGAAATGCTAACAACAGATGAGTGGACAGATCGATTTAATGGCCCCGCAGGAATTACTGGTTTATGGCAAGTTGAAGCTAGAGGTAAATCTTCTAAAATGTCTCCAGAAGAGCGAAAAGGCCTTGATAATAAGTACGTCGAAATTGCTAACAGTAAATATTCATTTTGGAAAGATTTATGGATCATTTTACGTACGATTCCTGCAGTATTTCAAAAAGAAAATGTTTAAAAATTTATCTATGATTAGAAGAATTACACTTGTTTGTTTATTATTCTTAACATCTATCTTATCAACACTTTCACAGGAAGTTGAACAGGTTGTGAGTAAAGTTGTAGAGGGGAGTCATGTTAGTGATATGCTGATACCTCTAAGTGATATGCAACTCTTGGCTGTTCAAAACTCTCCTCTTTTAAAATTTTACAACGCGGATATCATTATCAGTGAATTAAAAATTAAGGCTGAGAAGAGAAATTGGATGACTACTTTAGGGTTTGAAGCAAGTGCTAAATATGGATTGTTTGATAACCTTTTAATTACGGAGGATTTAAATACAGAATCGACTACTTCATCTACCGAACAAACACGATATAGTGTAGGCTTAACTTTGAAAATTCCATTGAACACAGTTGCCGACCGTACCAATGTAAAACAAGCAAAGGCAGAACTAGAAAAATTTAGATATCAAAAGGAGAATAGTATAAAAGAACTCAGGCAATTGGTTATTGTTCAGTACAATAATGTATTGAAAAGTTATACTAGTGTTGAAGTGAGAAATAAATCTTTAGGAGTATTGAAAATGCACCTGAGTTCTGTCGAAAAAGATTTTGTAAATGGAAAAATCAACATAGCGGAATATTCTAGAGTCAATGATATTAAAATGAATGCAGAATTGGAATTTGAAAAAGTTAAAATTGAATTGTTAACCGCTATTCAAATTCTAAGTGAAATTGTAGGCAAGCCAGTTATCACCAAAAATTAGAACACTTTGAATATTATCTTCTTCATACGACTATTGCAAAAACACCTACTAGGACTAATTATTACTCCCATAGTAATGGTGTGCGTAGTATTCTTTTTAACGCAAGATCAACCCAAGTTATATGATTCTAGTACTAGGATTTATACTGGGATTGCTACCGGATCATCTATCGTATCGTTAGAGGAATCGAAGCTAGATTTGTTTGGGACAAGAATAGCTTTCGATAATTTAATTAACCTGGTTAGAACGAAGACTACAATTGAAGAGGTTTCTTTGCGCTTATTTACAAAGCATATGCTGTTGGATGGGCCAAAGTCAGATGTAATTCTTCCAGAACATTATAAGCTTTTAATGGAAACTGTACCAGAGAAAGTTAAGGCTTTAATCGTTCAAAATAATCCAGAGAAAACCTATCAAAATCTTTTAGAATACAAAAATACAGATCATACGAATTTCATTTATGAATTAATTCACTTAGGGCATAGACATTATAGTACTAAGGAGATTCTTAAAGAGATAAAGGTTGCTAGAGTGCAATCTAGTGACATGGTAAAAATTTCCTTTAATTCAGATGATCCTGGGGTTTGTGCAAATACCTTAGAATTAATTAATGAAGTATTTGTTAGAGTTTATTCAGATATAAAAGTAAACCAATCAGATGCTGTAGTTGGTTATTTTCAAAAGGAAATTGATAATGCAGAATCTAACTTGAACTATGCAGAGGAAGAGCTTGTAGAGTTTAATAAGAAATATAATATTATTAATTATTATGAGCAAACAAGACATATTGCTTCGGAAAAAGAACAGTTTGATTTAACGTATACCGAGATTCAGATGAAACACATGGCAGTGGTATCTGTTTTAAAGCTTCTTGAGAAAAAAATGACCAGAAATGAAAGACGAAGGGTGAATAGCAATGAAATGCTGGCTTTACGTGAGACTCTTTCAGATATCAAGCATCAAGTTTGGATGCTAACGAACTCTTCGCCAATTGAAGAGATTAAAACCGAAGCGAACTCGCTTAAATTGATTGAGTTAAAAAAGCAAGAAGCCGTTATTGAAGATAAATTGGGAGAATTAGTTGATGCCCAATATCGTTTTGATAATTCTAAAGAAGGAATTGCTGGTAATTCGATTTTAGAGCGATGGTTAGAGAAAATGATAGAGTTTGAATCTTCTAAAGCTCAATTAGAAGTTGGAAATGAGA
This window encodes:
- a CDS encoding carboxymuconolactone decarboxylase family protein — protein: MTTFKIHTVESAPENSKPLLENSLKAFGMLPNLHAILAESPSTLEAYQILHKLFENSSFNKEELTVVWQTINVEHECTYCVPGHTGIAKMMKVDDAITEALRNETAMPTEKLQALHVFTLGLVRKRGTVSEAELEDFFSAGYEQRHVLEVILGLSQKVISNYTNHIAETQIDAPFNKYAWKKQ
- a CDS encoding YeiH family protein, coding for MPGFSPAIALIMGLFFSMFGIKTNRFTKHTSSVLQASIVLMGFGMNLSMVMEASKSGFGFTAVSVIATISIGLLLGKLLRVEKATTILIAAGTAICGGSAIAAVAPVINAKNKQVLFAMAVVFVLNSLALMLFPIIGHYFEMSQETFGFWSAIAIHDTSSVVGASAAYGEQALEIATTVKLTRALWIIPVSIVFAIFNKNSDSGKIKIPWFIGVFVLAIIVAHLFPQWQEGFAHLKWLGKKGMVIALLFIGSSISVSEIKETGGNTFLLGIITWIIIGGSSLYFLQF
- a CDS encoding LysR family transcriptional regulator — encoded protein: MDYRDEVFIAVAENLNFSKAAEELFISQPAVTKHIKELESKLETALFERKGNKVYLTKSGKLVYRSLKQIKQQYRDLDYELGRLSEAFNGSLRIGASSTISQYLIPSVIASFHRRYPKIKLDLFNGNSFEMEQKLLDNEIDLALVENEKSNSNIKYMDFLDDEIVVVTGTQSVYAKRKNIKLSDIQEIPLVLREKGSGSLQVIQKALAKQNIDLEKLNILIHLGSTEAIKNFLCNFDGIALISEKSIEKEIKLKSLCKLNVSELNIHRKLRMALRKGPELKIPGLFIDFLNHYNF
- a CDS encoding methyltransferase family protein: MISTQHLLLSLLLVLWCIFHSSLISNRFLAYIEPKLGKHFRTYRILYNLFSLITFLPLILFSYSLKSEMIFDWSGYFQIGRILILLTCFFLFFAGSKSYDLLSFLGFRQIQQSEHHKTMSDDGNLSTAGILSIIRHPWYTATFLFIWSRNIDISALIVNAIFSIYLIVGCYLEEKKLVLEYGEEYRIYQQNVSMLFPWKWLKTTLIG
- a CDS encoding efflux RND transporter periplasmic adaptor subunit, producing the protein MKSYILLANILLTMCFFACKPKTPPINPIINESEQLIQISKQQFITEKMEIGRATTHCFEDLISCNGSISAPPNGIANISTPISGIVKSIHFTTGDYVKKGQVLCQIESNELISLQQDFAEISAHIPSIKAAYERNKALYNEKIGAKKNLNSSESTYKSAKAKYESLELKLKILHLDTNKIKEGDFYSSLSLTAPIDGFITNYNMILGEFAEQQKSLLEIVNTNLLQVQISVFEKDIQRLKIGQIVHFKTLSNSDKIHTAHISAIGKGIDPKTKTILCLAKIEEEAKGKLYNGSFIEAEIITNEKDAKALPSQAILKSGPDRYVFVIDKSDGQNYYLRKEKIKTGSESKGFTEIVGSQNLAKILTKGAYNISLN